Below is a window of Komagataella phaffii GS115 chromosome 1, complete sequence DNA.
AATCAGAATAGGACTAATTGTTCTTATCTGCTGATCATAGAACAATCGAACAGATGCAAAATCTTTTCGCCAGAGAAATGCCCGAACGGACCCTGTATCAATCTATTAAGGcatcaaaagaaacacGCGGTTTTACCATTCACTAACTTTACTTATTATGCATACTCATTTCTGCCATTTCTGCAGTGTTGAGGTTTCTATTGGCTGTTGCATACCTCGCCGCTAACTGACGGCGATGACTTTTTTAAAGGGCGGCGCTAAAATTCGCCGAAAAGAAACGAACGTCACTCCACTCAGAATCAGTTAACATTTTCCTAATAATTTGGGGTAATTGGTTATGTTATCGTTAGAGTCAAAGAAGGAGTAATTCAAATGTGAAAAAAAACCTTGTGAACAATCCAAGCCCAAGTCTTCTGTTTTAGCTGCTTCATTTCATTTTGTTTACCAAGCCTTGGGCTACAGTGGAAGCGTCTCTAAATGAAACAGTCTCCACACCTACTGACATGCAGGGAAGTATCATCATCATGAAAGCTGTCGTTTCTAATGCCGGGAATAATCAAGCAGTGATAGGCGCATCGAGATTACAACAGCTTTTCTTTATCGTGCGTGACATCTGAGGGCAATCAAggttaaaaaaaaaaaagtaacCTGCGCTTAAATTTCAGCAGCAGAAAACGATAAGCAATCTGAAGCGGAGCATAAGTAGGGCACCGTTTTCCAGTTTACGAACATTCTTTTCACCCAGTTTCAAACAACCATGGCTTTTGGAGACAAACTTACACACAGATTCCATAAATCATCTGATGCCTCAACTGGTGCTGCTTCAGTGGAGGAGTATTCCACCAGCATTCATGAAAAATCTGATAAATCAGCTATAGGAAAATTCCTAGACAAAATTGCCGTGCAAGAGGAAAAAGGATTGTCCGTTTCGCAAactttccttttcaactttgactTGAGACCAGTCGAAAGCGCTAGAAGAGTATGGAGTTGGTTTAACTATGTGTTCTTCTGGATTGCTgactctttcaacatcaacacTTGGCAAATTGCTGCTACTGGTGTCCAAGCTGGTATGAGTTGGTGGACTTGTTGGTTATCAGTCTGGGTTGGTTATTTCTTGTGTGGTATCTTTGTTACTATCAGTGCTCGTGTTGGTATCTACTATCACGTTTCCTTTCCTGTGAGTTGTAGAAGTTCGTTCGGTGTTTTTGGATCTATTTGGCCAGTTTTTAACAGAGTGGTGATGTCCTGTGTCTGGTACGGTGTGCAAGGCTACATTGGTGGAACAACCATGGCCTTGATGCTTCGTTCCATTTTCGGGAATGACTTGAATACAAGAATTCCCGATGGAATTTCTTCACCAAACGTTACAACTTTTGAGTTCCTGtctttcttcctgtttTGGTTATTTTCTCTTCCATTTATTTGGCTTGAACCTCACAAGGTTCGTCATTTGTTCACCGTCAAATCTTATGTCGTCCCAGTGGCTGGTATTGCATTTTGGTTTGGACCATTAAAAAGGCCAATGGTATCGGACCCATCGTGAAGCAACCATCCACTATCCACGGATCGGAGTTTGCTTGGGAATTCATTCGTATGGTTATGAACTCTCTTGCTAACTTTGCTACTCTGATCACCAACGCTCCAGATTTCTCCaggttttcaaagactAAGAAGTCGGCTAAGTGGGCACAACTGTTTTCCATCCCTCTGTGTTTCTCCATTACTTCGTTGATTGGTATCCTGGTCTCTTCGGCTTCTACCGTCATTTACGGAGAAACTTACTGGTCGCCTATTGATGTTTTAGGAAGATTTTTGGACAACTACAACTCGGGTAACAGAGCTGGtgtctttttcatttctctTGCCTTCGCTCTGGCCCAACTTGGAACTAACATTTCCGCCAACTCTTTGAGTGCTGGTACCGATGCCACTGCTTTGTTCCCCAAGTACATTACCATTCGTCGTGGTGGATACATTTGTGCTGCAGTTGGTTTGGCCATCTGTCCGTGGGAATTGCTgtcatcttcaaacaaattTACAACATACTTGTCTGCTTACTCAGTGTTTTTGTCCGCTATTTTTGGTGTGATTTTTGCTGACTACTATATTGTTAAGAGAGGATGGTTAATTTTGACCGATTTGTACAATGCCGAAAAGACATCCGCCTACACATACTGGCATGGTATCAACTACAGAGCTTTTGTTGCTTATATCTGTGGTATTCTCCCAAACATTGTCGGATTTGTTGGTGCTACTGGTGCAGGTTCCGTACCCCAAGGTGCTATGTATGTTTACGACTTTAACTTTTTCACAGGATTTGCGTCGTCCATTGTGGTCTATGTGCTTCTGTGCTATATCCATCCAATTCCAGGATTGCCAACTGACATCAAGAAGGATCTCTTCAAGAAGGGCTGGTACGAAATCTACGctgaagttgaagagtTCGATGTCAGTGGAGGAGTTATCAATGGTGAGGGACAGGAGCCCGAAGAGGAAGCCATAGATTACTACAGtgaagagaagaaggtATGAAGGTCCGGGAGTTTTAGATTTTTGTAAACTAGTTTAATTTGATTGATTATATTTGATTCCCTTTTCCGCTCCGCTCCCCTCCTCCGAAATGGTGATTAGGCAGATAAAGGATTTAAGTCCGACCGCTGATTATCCGTGTCGCGCGAGATAATCTTCTGATATCACACGTAACGGTTTTTCTGCCACACTTTTAGCGTTCGCACACAACATTTTGTATTATAGATAATGAACCTGGACGTTGAAAGGGGAGAAGAATCATACTCTGCGGAGGAAAGCATCCCGCTAAGGAGTTTGAATAACCCTAAGCCCTCGtttgaacttcttgaagataaCTATGAGCTGGAAGATAACACCAACGTTGGATTTTTCAGTTGGTTATGGAATGGCCCAAATTACCCGAAGGATGAGCCGACCACCGTCAAATCATACAGTCTATCCCAAGTTGACAGCTACCCATTTTTTCTGAGGAAAGAACTACAGTACAAGATCAAATTTGCAGTCACCGTTGGGTACATTTTTTTATGGTTACTGATTAATTATCTGTTATTGTATGATGTTATCTTCAAAGCCCCGTCTCTGGACGGAACGGAGATTATGAGTGTTTCTTGTGGCGAAGTGAAGGAAATTTGGAAGGGCAAGAACGACAGATGTGGACTGAATGCCGAAAGATGTACAACCATTGCCGATGGAAGTGTGCTTGTGAAGTGTCCAGCACTGTGCCACAGGGGATCTTGGACTTTCTCATCTATTCCTGTTGGTGACCTTACCATAAAACGTAGAGGCTTTTTCATAGGGGGAGGGAGAAAAAGCATCTCGGACACAAATTCTGAGGACATATTAACCAATGCCTATAGAGCTGATTCATATCCATGCGGAGCTGGAATTCATGCTGGATTAATatcatcattttctggTGGGGTTTTAAACCTGACCTTTCAGGGCACCCAGAACAATTTTAGTTCAACTAAAGGAATGTATGGAGCTCAAGACTCAATTCCTTTCAATTCAGCATTCCCATCATCTTACGCGTTTGGAAAGGTTCACCCTGGAAAGTGTACAAACTGTACAGATACCAGGTTTTTGGTACTTATCGTAAACATATTCTTGGGCTGGAttttttcttatcttgCCAGTATGCCGTTGGTGTATTGGGTGAGCTCGATTGTTGGCTTTTGGGTACTAACGTTGAGCTTTGATCCTCCTATAATACCGAATGTTGCCAAGAATAGTGACTCCCCTTATGAGCTACTCAGTCTAGCTGTCCAACGCTTTTTGCCCACATGCTTTATTCTATATGTGGTGTGGAAATTTGCCTCTGGTTACACCATGAAGGAAACGAGTCGAGGCGGGGTTAGAATGTGGGTCGTTTGTTTCTGGTATCCGTTGTACTGGATAGGAGTTCTTAATAATATTAC
It encodes the following:
- a CDS encoding Uracil permease, localized to the plasma membrane, whose protein sequence is MAFGDKLTHRFHKSSDASTGAASVEEYSTSIHEKSDKSAIGKFLDKIAVQEEKGLSVSQTFLFNFDLRPVESARRVWSWFNYVFFWIADSFNINTWQIAATGVQAGMSWWTCWLSVWVGYFLCGIFVTISARVGIYYHVSFPVSCRSSFGVFGSIWPVFNRVVMSCVWYGVQGYIGGTTMALMLRSIFGNDLNTRIPDGISSPNVTTFEFLSFFLFWLFSLPFIWLEPHKVRHLFTVKSYVVPANGIGPIVKQPSTIHGSEFAWEFIRMVMNSLANFATLITNAPDFSRFSKTKKSAKWAQLFSIPLCFSITSLIGILVSSASTVIYGETYWSPIDVLGRFLDNYNSGNRAGVFFISLAFALAQLGTNISANSLSAGTDATALFPKYITIRRGGYICAAVGLAICPWELLSSSNKFTTYLSAYSVFLSAIFGVIFADYYIVKRGWLILTDLYNAEKTSAYTYWHGINYRAFVAYICGILPNIVGFVGATGAGSVPQGAMYVYDFNFFTGFASSIVVYVLLCYIHPIPGLPTDIKKDLFKKGWYEIYAEVEEFDVSGGVINGEGQEPEEEAIDYYSEEKKV